In Gordonia iterans, the following proteins share a genomic window:
- a CDS encoding CPBP family intramembrane glutamic endopeptidase, whose translation MRSASEPAVPVEPDRTQRRALIIELVIVGILTFGFSAVSAALALLDAQLTGGIGAQTVALNPSESDVGAIDFLRQWMRATRLIAIGALGVYLLWRSGVLLSRVGLGRPRCDDVPPGLALAALIGLPGLALVALARYLGLNADLVASGTGIPWWQYLTLILIAVGNAVAEEVIVVAYFLIRLKQLGVGPNAALAWSALLRGGYHLYQGFGAGLGNVVMGVVFARWYQATGRVWPLVVAHAVIDVVAFVGYALLAPHLGWLTG comes from the coding sequence GACGTGCCCTGATCATCGAGCTAGTCATCGTCGGGATCCTCACCTTCGGATTCTCCGCGGTGTCGGCGGCCCTGGCCCTGCTCGACGCACAGCTCACCGGCGGCATCGGCGCGCAGACCGTCGCGTTGAACCCGAGCGAGTCCGATGTCGGCGCCATCGACTTCCTCCGGCAGTGGATGCGCGCGACCCGCCTGATCGCGATCGGTGCGCTCGGCGTGTATCTGTTGTGGCGCAGCGGGGTCCTGCTGTCGCGCGTGGGCCTCGGCCGGCCGCGGTGCGACGACGTGCCGCCCGGGCTCGCGTTGGCCGCACTGATCGGACTGCCCGGTCTCGCGCTCGTCGCCCTCGCGCGGTACCTCGGGCTCAACGCCGACCTGGTGGCCAGCGGCACCGGAATCCCCTGGTGGCAGTACCTCACCCTGATTCTGATCGCGGTCGGCAACGCGGTCGCCGAAGAGGTGATCGTGGTCGCGTACTTCCTGATCCGCCTGAAGCAGCTCGGTGTCGGACCGAATGCGGCACTCGCTTGGTCGGCGCTCCTGCGCGGCGGCTATCACCTGTATCAGGGCTTCGGCGCCGGGCTGGGCAACGTGGTGATGGGCGTGGTCTTCGCGCGGTGGTATCAGGCCACGGGCCGGGTATGGCCGCTGGTCGTCGCGCATGCGGTGATCGACGTCGTTGCGTTTGTCGGATACGCACTGCTGGCTCCGCACCTCGGGTGGCTGACCGGCTGA
- a CDS encoding formate/nitrite transporter family protein, with protein MSYVKPADFVRSMVDAGESKAFLATRDTLVRSYMAGAILALAAAFAVTVTVRTGEPLLGALLFPVGFCLLYLMGFDLLTGVFTLVPLALLDKRRGMTVGRMFRNWGLVFVGNLAGALTVAVMMAIVVTYGFSVPPDEIGQRLAEIGHERTLGYAEHGAAGMLTLFIRAVLCNWMVSTGVVGAMMSKSLGGKVIAMWMPIMLFFYMGFEHSIVNMFLFPSGLMLGGDFNLADYMIWNEIPTVVGNLVGGLTFVGLALYVTHGRTRPAFEPETPAPRAQADRTEDADPTA; from the coding sequence TTGTCGTATGTGAAACCGGCGGACTTCGTCCGCTCGATGGTCGACGCCGGCGAGAGCAAGGCGTTCCTGGCCACGCGGGACACCCTGGTGCGCTCGTACATGGCGGGAGCGATTCTCGCGCTTGCCGCTGCTTTCGCGGTCACCGTGACCGTCCGCACCGGAGAGCCCCTGCTGGGCGCGCTGCTGTTCCCGGTCGGCTTCTGTCTGCTCTACCTGATGGGCTTCGACTTGCTCACCGGCGTGTTCACGCTGGTGCCGCTGGCGCTCCTGGACAAGCGCCGCGGCATGACGGTGGGGCGGATGTTCCGCAACTGGGGTCTGGTGTTCGTCGGGAACCTGGCCGGTGCGCTCACCGTGGCGGTGATGATGGCGATCGTGGTGACGTACGGCTTCAGCGTGCCCCCGGACGAGATCGGCCAGCGCCTCGCGGAGATCGGCCACGAACGAACCCTCGGCTATGCCGAGCACGGCGCTGCCGGCATGCTCACGCTCTTCATCCGGGCGGTCCTGTGCAACTGGATGGTCTCGACCGGCGTGGTCGGTGCGATGATGTCGAAGTCGTTGGGCGGCAAGGTGATCGCGATGTGGATGCCGATCATGCTGTTCTTCTACATGGGCTTCGAGCACTCGATCGTCAACATGTTCCTGTTCCCGTCCGGCCTCATGCTGGGCGGCGACTTCAACCTCGCCGACTACATGATCTGGAACGAGATCCCGACCGTGGTCGGCAATCTGGTCGGCGGGCTGACCTTCGTCGGCCTGGCGCTGTACGTGACGCACGGCAGGACTCGACCGGCGTTCGAGCCGGAGACCCCGGCGCCGCGGGCGCAGGCCGACCGGACTGAGGACGCGGACCCGACGGCCTGA
- a CDS encoding ABC transporter substrate-binding protein — MPTRRIGALVALVAALLVALTACVQTGDDGVDGERVYNDPAASPGFTLGDNPRVVGLGWSDGAVALELGVKPVAVYDWMAFGEATKGVGEWDAPKFGDVTPTLLSAQSQGEFNYQQIEELEPDLILNVRAKNDPAVTERLSKIAPVVTAPDGAGDFAVNWKTQTELIGKALGKGDEAAKLIADTEATSNRLKNENPEFTGKTFVSAVKFGNAYGAYLEGDARFDVFAALGFVQNPPVTRLQSSGFFASVPVERVSDLNAQVALFSTIGLPFAELQNDARLNSLAVVRDGRAVEIPEDGPANQGLAAGTPVSLKFSLEQITPKLAAAARPAP; from the coding sequence ATGCCGACCAGGCGAATCGGAGCGCTTGTGGCCCTCGTCGCCGCGCTCCTGGTGGCCCTCACCGCGTGCGTTCAAACCGGCGACGACGGCGTCGACGGAGAGCGGGTCTACAACGACCCGGCGGCGAGCCCGGGCTTCACGCTCGGTGACAATCCGCGCGTGGTCGGCCTGGGCTGGTCCGACGGCGCCGTCGCGCTGGAACTCGGGGTGAAGCCGGTCGCCGTCTACGACTGGATGGCCTTCGGCGAGGCGACCAAGGGTGTGGGCGAGTGGGATGCGCCGAAGTTCGGCGACGTCACCCCCACCCTGCTCTCGGCGCAGAGCCAGGGCGAGTTCAACTACCAGCAGATCGAGGAGCTCGAGCCCGACCTGATCCTGAACGTCCGCGCCAAGAACGATCCGGCGGTGACCGAACGCCTCTCGAAGATCGCGCCGGTGGTCACCGCGCCCGACGGCGCCGGAGACTTCGCGGTGAACTGGAAGACCCAGACCGAGCTGATCGGCAAGGCGCTCGGCAAGGGCGACGAGGCCGCGAAGCTGATCGCCGACACCGAGGCGACGTCGAACCGGCTGAAGAACGAGAACCCCGAGTTCACGGGCAAGACCTTCGTCAGCGCCGTGAAGTTCGGCAACGCCTACGGCGCCTACCTGGAGGGGGATGCCCGGTTCGACGTCTTCGCCGCGCTCGGCTTCGTACAGAACCCGCCGGTCACGCGGTTGCAGAGCTCGGGATTCTTCGCCAGTGTTCCGGTGGAGCGGGTGTCCGATCTCAACGCCCAGGTCGCCCTCTTCTCGACGATCGGCCTGCCGTTCGCTGAGCTGCAGAACGACGCCCGGCTGAACTCGCTCGCGGTGGTCCGCGACGGCCGCGCCGTGGAGATCCCCGAGGACGGCCCCGCCAACCAGGGTCTGGCCGCCGGCACCCCGGTCTCGCTGAAGTTCTCGCTGGAGCAGATCACGCCGAAGCTGGCCGCGGCCGCCCGACCCGCTCCTTGA
- a CDS encoding ABC transporter ATP-binding protein: MNPSAPTAPAHRLSVSGLRVGYGERIVIERLDTTIPDGSFTVIVGPNACGKSTLLRALSRLLKPTQGEVLLDGRPVGSYKGKHFAREIGLLPQQSIAPEGITVIDLVSRGRFPYQSMFQQWTDDDQRAVDNALAATRLTELSTRTVEALSGGQRQRVWIAMALAQETPILLLDEPTTYLDLAHQLEVLQLCAELNAEGKTLVAVLHDLNQAARFATHLIAMRSGSILASGAPADILDAGLVEQVFGVRSQVVPDPETGTPMIIPLAENPVDFTTLPGDTANLHAAQDH, encoded by the coding sequence GTGAACCCTTCCGCGCCCACCGCCCCGGCTCACCGGCTCTCCGTCTCCGGCCTCCGGGTGGGCTACGGCGAGCGCATCGTCATCGAACGCCTCGACACGACGATCCCGGACGGCTCGTTCACGGTGATCGTCGGCCCCAATGCCTGCGGCAAGTCGACGCTCTTGCGCGCGCTGTCACGGCTGCTGAAGCCGACCCAGGGCGAGGTGCTGCTCGACGGCCGGCCGGTGGGCTCGTACAAGGGCAAGCACTTCGCCCGCGAGATCGGCCTGCTGCCGCAGCAGTCGATCGCCCCCGAGGGGATCACGGTGATCGACCTGGTGTCCCGGGGCCGCTTCCCCTACCAGTCGATGTTCCAGCAGTGGACCGACGACGACCAGCGCGCCGTCGACAACGCACTCGCCGCGACCCGCCTCACCGAACTCTCGACGCGCACCGTCGAGGCCCTCTCCGGCGGTCAGCGTCAACGCGTCTGGATAGCGATGGCGCTCGCTCAGGAGACCCCGATCCTGCTGCTCGACGAGCCCACCACCTACTTGGATCTGGCACATCAACTCGAGGTGCTGCAGCTGTGTGCCGAGCTGAACGCCGAGGGCAAGACCCTGGTCGCCGTCCTGCACGACCTGAACCAGGCCGCCCGCTTCGCCACGCATCTCATCGCCATGCGGAGCGGATCGATCCTCGCCAGCGGAGCCCCGGCGGACATCCTCGACGCCGGCCTGGTCGAGCAGGTCTTCGGCGTGCGCTCGCAGGTGGTGCCCGACCCGGAGACCGGGACGCCGATGATCATCCCGCTCGCGGAGAACCCCGTCGACTTCACCACCCTGCCGGGAGACACCGCGAATCTCCATGCGGCACAGGACCACTGA
- a CDS encoding FecCD family ABC transporter permease: protein MSTTRWSSGVETTPPPARWPGRIRFLRAGPISLRVDLLASAVTIVLVLVTALIALWSLGISTTSSPHLGFGELFRVLSGHEGGAAARRVVSAAPAVIVAVLGGISLALSGAIFQTVTRNPLGSPDIIGFTTGAYTGALIAMLVFGLGSAGTTAGALIGCLATGVAVYFLGMRGGTGNYRFIVVGIGISAMLISFNGYLIATANVQNAGAAAAWGMGNLRNLSMTDTIPVFVVLAILVPALVVATPRMRMFELGPDSAQSKGVDTARTELLLLVVGVGFAAATTAVAGPIAFVALVAPQLAARLTPSAGIPLITSAAVGAALLVSSDAIARTILAPTTALPVGVVTTALGGVYLLFLLIAQARKARL, encoded by the coding sequence GTGAGCACCACACGCTGGTCGAGCGGAGTCGAGACCACGCCGCCGCCGGCCCGCTGGCCCGGCCGTATCCGCTTCCTCCGCGCGGGGCCGATCAGCCTCCGAGTGGACCTGCTCGCGAGCGCCGTGACGATCGTGCTGGTGCTGGTCACGGCCCTGATCGCACTCTGGTCGCTGGGCATCTCCACCACCTCGTCACCGCATCTCGGCTTCGGCGAGCTCTTCCGGGTGCTCTCCGGTCACGAGGGCGGCGCGGCCGCGCGGCGCGTGGTGTCTGCGGCTCCAGCGGTGATCGTGGCGGTGCTGGGCGGCATCTCGCTGGCGCTGTCGGGCGCGATCTTCCAAACCGTCACCCGCAACCCGCTCGGCAGCCCGGACATCATCGGCTTCACCACCGGCGCATACACGGGCGCGCTGATCGCCATGCTGGTCTTCGGCCTGGGCAGTGCGGGGACCACGGCCGGCGCGCTGATCGGCTGCCTGGCCACCGGCGTCGCCGTCTACTTCCTCGGCATGCGCGGTGGCACCGGTAACTATCGGTTCATCGTCGTGGGCATCGGGATCTCGGCGATGCTCATCTCCTTCAACGGCTATCTGATCGCCACCGCCAACGTGCAGAACGCCGGTGCGGCGGCCGCGTGGGGCATGGGCAATCTCCGGAATCTGTCGATGACCGACACCATCCCGGTGTTCGTGGTGCTGGCGATCCTGGTCCCCGCGCTCGTCGTCGCGACGCCGCGCATGCGCATGTTCGAGCTCGGCCCGGACTCGGCGCAGAGCAAGGGCGTCGACACCGCGCGCACCGAGTTGCTGCTGCTGGTGGTGGGCGTGGGCTTCGCCGCCGCCACCACCGCGGTGGCCGGACCGATCGCCTTCGTCGCGCTGGTCGCCCCGCAGCTGGCCGCGCGGCTGACTCCGAGTGCCGGCATCCCCCTGATCACTTCGGCGGCCGTGGGCGCCGCGCTGCTGGTCTCCAGCGACGCGATCGCGCGAACGATTCTGGCGCCCACCACCGCGCTGCCGGTCGGCGTCGTGACCACCGCGCTCGGCGGCGTCTACCTGCTGTTCCTGCTCATCGCCCAGGCGAGAAAGGCCCGACTGTGA